The Centroberyx gerrardi isolate f3 chromosome 7, fCenGer3.hap1.cur.20231027, whole genome shotgun sequence genome contains a region encoding:
- the LOC139911340 gene encoding uncharacterized protein LOC139911340, whose protein sequence is MKTEADGEDCGVSEPARNLDPASDLQPISDGKTSDSSEAETEDSDDDWMETNEPQSGLDSLQNNEVLGEKRFSCSVCGKRFDRRGTLLRHMRVHTGEKPFNCSDCGRKFGYKADLNKHMRVHTGEKPFNCSVCGQSFGYKEQLERHMVVHTGDKPFNCSVCSKNFGYKGDLNKHVRVHTGDKPFNCSICGKRFGQSKHLKSHVMIHTGEKPFNCSVCGKSFGQKSNLKQHMNVHTGEKTFNCSVCGKSVGYKGSSELHRRVHTGGKPFNCTVCDKILACKGTDLIHMRFHTGKKPFNCSICGKCFSSQSHMKTHMIVHTGEKPFNCSVCGKSFGRKGNLKRHVKVHTVTI, encoded by the coding sequence atgaaaacagaagctgatggagaggactgtggagtatcagaaccagccaggaacttgGATCCAGCTAGTGATTTACAACCAATTAGTGatggcaagacttcagactcttctgaagctgagactgaagacagtgatgatgattggaTGGAAACTAATgaacctcagtcaggtttagaCTCACTGCAAAACAATGAAGTTCTTGGGGAGAAACGCtttagttgctcagtttgtggtaaaagatTTGACCGCAGGGGAACTCTGCTcagacacatgagagtccacacaggagagaagccatttaattgctcagacTGTGGTAGAAAATTTGGTTATAAAGCAGACTTGAATAAACatatgagagtccacacaggagagaaaccatttaattgttcagtctGTGGTCAAAGTTTTGGTTATAAAGAACAGCTGGAACGACACATGGTAGTCCACACAGGAGacaaaccatttaattgctcagtttgTAGTAAAAATTTTGGTTATAAAGGAGACTTGAATAAACAtgtgagagtccacacaggagacaaaccatttaattgctcaatcTGTGGTAAACGTTTTGGTCAAAGTAAACACTTGAAGTCACACGTGAtgatccacacaggagagaaaccatttaattgctcagtctgtggtaaaagttttggtcAAAAATCCAACCTGAAACAACACATGAATgtccacacaggagaaaaaacattcaattgctcagtttgtggtaaaagtgTTGGTTATAAAGGATCCTCGGAGTTACATAGGAGAGTTCACACAGGAgggaaaccatttaattgcacAGTTTGTGATAAAATACTTGCCTGCAAGGGAACTGACCTGATTCACATGAGATTCCACACAGGaaagaaaccatttaattgctcaatcTGTGGTAAATGTTTTAGTAGTCAGTCgcacatgaagacacacatgatagtccacacaggagagaaaccatttaattgttcagtctgtggtaaaagttttggtcGTAAAGGAAACTTGAAGAGACACGTGAAAGTCCACACAGTAACCATTTAA
- the LOC144539496 gene encoding uncharacterized protein LOC144539496, with protein MKTEADGEDCGVSEPARNLDPASDLQPTSDGKTSDSSEPETEDSDDDWMETSEPQSGLDSQKNSEVLGKKHFSCSVCGQSFGEKGNMNKHMRVHTGEKPFNCSVCGNSFGYKGHLTIHMRIHTGEKPFNCSVCGKGFGHKGDLTKHMRVHTGEKPFNCSVCGKSFGYKGHLTTHMRIHTGEKPFNCLICSISFSCKGHLKRHMMVHTGEKPFNCSVCGKSFGRKGRLTTHMMIHTGE; from the coding sequence gtgatttacaaccaactagtgatggcaagacttcagactcttctgaacctgagactgaagacagtgatgatgattggaTGGAAACTAGTGAACCTCAGTCAGGCTTAGACTCACAGAAAAACAGTGAAGTTCTTGGGAAGAAACACtttagttgctcagtttgtGGTCAAAGTTTTGGTGAAAAAGgaaacatgaacaaacacatgagagtccacacaggagagaaaccatttaattgctcagtctgtggtaacAGTTTTGGTTATAAAGGACACTTGACGatacacatgagaatccacacaggagagaaaccatttaattgctcagtctgtggtaaagGTTTTGGTCATAAAGGAGACTTGACgaaacacatgagagtccacacaggagagaaaccatttaattgctcagtctgtggtaaaagttttggttATAAAGGACACTTGACGACgcacatgagaatccacacaggagagaaaccatttaattgcttgATCTGTAGTATAAGTTTTAGTTGTAAAGGACACTTAAAGAGACACATGAtggtccacacaggagagaaaccatttaattgctcagtctgtggtaaaagttttggtcGTAAAGGACGCTTGACGACACACATGATGATCCACACAGGAGAGtaa